Proteins encoded together in one Impatiens glandulifera chromosome 1, dImpGla2.1, whole genome shotgun sequence window:
- the LOC124919139 gene encoding CSC1-like protein ERD4, with amino-acid sequence MDFSSFLTSLGTSFVIFVILMCLFSWLSSKPGNSVVYYPNRILKGLEPWEGDTNGSRRTRNPLAWIREALSSTEQDVISMSGVDSAVYFVFLTTALGIFVLSGVILLPVLLPLAATDTMINSSKSTYNTSAGTFNELDKLSMGHVGEESPRLWAYVIAEYWVSLLTYYLLWKAYKHVSALRTSALKSPELRPHQFAILVRDIPRSSQTQIQNQTFKEHVDSYFTAIYPDTFYRSMVVTNNKQVNAIWEEIQSYKKKLDRVQTVYAAADKTTTTRPKIKTGFLGLFGETVDTIDYYTLKINELTPKLEEERKLTLREKQQASAIVFFKNRVTAATAAQSLHATMVDTWTVMEAPEARQLIWTNLHKKYYERQVRHYLVCVLVALMVFFYMIPIGFVSALTSLANLEKYLPFLKPIVEITSIKTVLEAYLPQLALIVFLALLPKLLLSLSKAEGLPSESHAARAASGKYFCFTVLNVFIGVTIGSTLFETFEDLQKGLRLDIIINLLAVSLPGQATFFLTFVALKFFVGYGLELSRIVPLIMYHLKKIYLCKTEAEIKEAWAPGDIGYVSRIPGDMLILTIVLCYSIIVPIIIPFGALYFGLGWLILRNQVLKVYVPSYESYGRMWPHIHARILASLLLYQLTMLGYFSLKKFTGGLILFPLPVLTVIFALICKSKFYGFFKDPALEVVASKELKETSNPEVIFKSFIPPCLAVSDDDDKVPDEDQFEDALSQVSRSVSFA; translated from the exons ATGGATTTCAGTTCGTTTTTGACGTCTCTGGGTACATCGTTTGTGATATTTGTGATCTTGATGTGTCTCTTCTCATGGCTGTCATCGAAACCTGGGAACAGTGTCGTTTACTACCCAAATCGGATCTTGAAAGGTTTGGAACCGTGGGAAGGGGATACAAATGGATCCAGAAGGACCCGGAACCCGCTTGCTTGGATACGAGAGGCTCTCTCTTCCACCGAGCAGGACGTTATCTCCATGTCCGGTGTTGATTCCGCCGTCTATTTCGTCTTCCTCACTACCG CATTGGGAATCTTTGTTTTGTCCGGGGTGATTCTGTTGCCGGTTCTTCTACCATTGGCTGCAACTGATACGATGATTAATAGTTCAAAATCAACCTACAACACCAGCGCTGGAACTTTCAACGAACTCGACAAATTATCAATGGGACATGTTGGAGAGGAGAGTCCTAGGTTGTGGGCTTATGTGATAGCTGAATATTGGGTTTCTCTCTTGACTTATTATCTTCTTTGGAAAGCCTACAAACATGTTTCAGCCCTTAGAACTTCTGCCCTAAAATCCCCTGAACTCAGACCCCATCAATTTGCCATCCTCGTTCGAGATATTCCAAGGTCAAGCCAAACCCAAATCCAAAACCAGACCTTCAAGGAACATGTCGATTCCTACTTCACAGCCATCTATCCAGACACATTTTATAGATCAATGGTCGTCACAAACAATAAACAAGTCAACGCTATCTGGGAAGAGATACAATCCTACAAAAAGAAACTTGATCGTGTTCAAACCGTTTATGCTGCTGCTGATAAGACTACAACTACTCGACCCAAGATTAAAACTGGGTTTCTTGGTCTCTTTGGGGAAACCGTTGATACTATTGACTATTACACACTCAAAATTAATGAGTTAACTCCCAAGCTAGAGGAGGAACGAAAGTTGACTCTCAGAGAAAAACAGCAAGCCTCTGCAATCGTCTTCTTCAAAAACAGAGTGACTGCTGCCACGGCTGCTCAGAGTCTTCATGCCACCATGGTAGATACATGGACAGTAATGGAAGCTCCGGAAGCCCGTCAACTTATTTGGACAAACCTCCACAAAAAATACTACGAAAGACAAGTGCGACATTACCTAGTCTGCGTGCTGGTGGCATTGATGGTTTTCTTCTACATGATCCCCATTGGATTTGTGTCTGCACTCACATCACTAGCCAATTTGGAGAAGTATCTCCCGTTTTTAAAGCCAATAGTGGAGATAACTTCCATTAAGACCGTTTTGGAGGCTTACCTTCCTCAATTAGCCCTCATTGTGTTCTTAGCTCTGCTTCCGAAGTTGCTTTTGTCGTTATCAAAAGCAGAGGGTCTTCCTTCAGAGAGTCACGCAGCCAGGGCTGCATCAGGGAAATACTTCTGTTTTACAGTGTTAAACGTGTTCATAGGAGTTACCATTGGATCAACTCTATTCGAAACGTTCGAAGACCTCCAGAAGGGTCTAAGATTAGACATCATTATCAATCTTCTAGCCGTGTCTCTTCCAGGTCAAGCCACCTTCTTCCTTACATTCGTGGCCTTGAAATTCTTTGTAGGATATGGTCTCGAATTGTCACGAATAGTCCCGTTGATCATGTACCACTTGAAGAAGATATACCTATGCAAAACAGAAGCTGAAATCAAAGAAGCTTGGGCTCCAGGGGATATTGGTTATGTAAGTAGAATCCCCGGGGATATGTTAATCTTGACGATTGTCCTTTGCTATTCCATTATCGTGCCCATCATTATCCCATTTGGGGCGCTCTATTTCGGGCTGGGGTGGCTAATACTTAGAAACCAGGTTTTGAAAGTCTACGTTCCTTCGTACGAGAGCTATGGGAGAATGTGGCCACACATACACGCCAGAATATTGGCATCGCTCTTGCTATACCAATTGACGATGTTGGGTTACTTTTCGCTGAAGAAGTTTACAGGGGGGTTGATCTTGTTTCCACTTCCTGTATTGACAGTGATCTTTGCATTGATATGCAAAAGTAAATTCTATGGATTTTTCAAAGATCCGGCCCTGGAAGTGGTTGCTAGTAAGGAATTGAAGGAAACTAGTAATCCGGAAGTTATCTTCAAATCATTCATACCACCTTGTTTGGCGGTgtctgatgatgatgataaggTTCCAGATGAAGATCAATTCGAAGATGCATTATCACAAGTGTCCAGGTCAGTCTCCTTCGCGTAG